Proteins co-encoded in one Streptomyces sp. NBC_01283 genomic window:
- a CDS encoding ABC transporter permease has protein sequence MFRTALRNVLAHKARLLMTVLAVMLGVAFVSGTLVFTDTFGNAYKNKSAKSFDHVSVAIQGDGSSYSGEDSGEAKKPPRLTDAFLNKTQSLPGADSAIGTVSGFTALADKDGKLVGGEWGTTGANYFPGKGGKDPRYDFTKGAAPKSAGDLALDSRTAERTGYKVGDTVRYSTDGPVKKAKISGVFDTEDGSVLAGGSLVVFDDDTARTVLGKSEYDEIDVKAAAGTSETALKSSVEKILPKDTDAVTGAQLSDDQERMIEQDTKSMSQVLLIFAGIALFVGIFIIANTFTMLVAQRTKELALMRAIGASRRQVTRSVLIEAFLVGLVAAVTGFALGIGVALGLESLMNSAGASLPDGPIIIAPTTIVVALVIGVVVTMLAAWLPGRRAAKIPPVAAMNSVHASPTMRGLVVRNTIGSIIVALGTVMLFMDDNYVKSGGAATIMVGAIVLTPLLSRPFIAAAAPLLKPFGVTGKLSRLNAVRNPRRTASTASALMIGLTLITAMTVVATSMSSAINKMAAGSLKADYTVSMANYQPLTPEVREKLDKLPDVKASSPLRTAYGEVAGGSYSQVTGVDEKAFGKLASLDFTSGSLAGLKGDSTLVDKETADKQGLKTGETVPVKFDDDKTAELKIAGVYEQNEMINGLFTPLSVVDPHLSKITDQQVLVKMEGGPSDKAEDAIVDALGDNPAIKIQDKDAISNEIAGAINLMLNMLYGLLAMAILIAVLGVINTLAMSVFERKHEIGMMRAIGLDRAKVKQMVRLEAVIISLFGAVLGIGLGLFMGWVAGDSISGTVKTYTMEIPAGRIAIFLAIAALVGVLAAMWPARSAAKLNPLMAIKSE, from the coding sequence ATGTTCCGTACCGCCCTGCGCAACGTGCTCGCGCACAAGGCCAGGCTGTTGATGACCGTGCTCGCCGTCATGCTCGGCGTCGCCTTCGTCTCCGGCACCCTCGTCTTCACCGACACCTTCGGCAACGCCTACAAGAACAAGTCGGCGAAGAGCTTCGACCACGTCTCCGTCGCCATCCAGGGCGACGGCTCCTCCTACAGCGGCGAGGACAGCGGTGAGGCCAAGAAGCCGCCGCGCCTGACCGACGCCTTCCTGAACAAGACGCAGAGCCTGCCCGGCGCCGACTCGGCGATAGGGACCGTCTCCGGGTTCACCGCGCTCGCCGACAAGGACGGCAAGCTGGTCGGCGGCGAGTGGGGCACCACCGGCGCCAACTACTTCCCGGGCAAGGGCGGCAAGGACCCGCGCTACGACTTCACCAAGGGCGCCGCCCCGAAGTCCGCCGGTGACCTCGCGCTCGACTCCCGCACCGCCGAGCGCACCGGCTACAAGGTCGGCGACACGGTCCGCTACTCCACCGACGGCCCCGTGAAGAAGGCGAAGATCAGCGGCGTCTTCGACACCGAGGACGGCAGCGTCCTCGCGGGCGGCAGCCTGGTGGTGTTCGACGACGACACCGCGCGCACCGTCCTCGGCAAGTCCGAGTACGACGAGATCGACGTGAAGGCCGCCGCGGGCACCTCCGAGACGGCGCTGAAGAGCTCGGTCGAGAAGATCCTGCCGAAGGACACGGACGCCGTCACCGGCGCCCAGCTCTCCGACGACCAGGAGAGGATGATCGAGCAGGACACCAAGTCCATGAGCCAGGTCCTGCTCATCTTCGCGGGCATCGCGCTCTTCGTCGGCATCTTCATCATCGCCAACACCTTCACCATGCTGGTCGCCCAGCGCACCAAGGAACTGGCCCTGATGCGCGCCATCGGCGCCTCTCGCCGCCAGGTGACGCGCTCCGTGCTCATCGAGGCGTTCCTGGTGGGCCTGGTGGCCGCCGTGACCGGCTTCGCGCTCGGCATCGGCGTGGCCCTGGGCCTGGAGTCCCTGATGAACTCCGCGGGCGCCTCGCTGCCCGACGGGCCGATCATCATCGCCCCGACCACGATCGTCGTCGCCCTGGTCATCGGCGTGGTCGTCACCATGCTGGCCGCCTGGCTGCCGGGCCGCCGCGCCGCGAAGATCCCACCGGTCGCCGCGATGAACAGCGTCCACGCTTCGCCGACCATGCGCGGCCTCGTCGTCCGCAACACCATCGGCTCGATCATCGTCGCGCTCGGCACGGTCATGCTCTTCATGGACGACAACTACGTGAAGTCCGGCGGCGCCGCCACCATCATGGTCGGCGCCATCGTCCTCACGCCGCTCCTGTCGCGCCCGTTCATCGCCGCCGCGGCCCCGCTCCTGAAGCCCTTCGGCGTCACGGGCAAACTGTCCCGCCTCAACGCGGTGCGCAACCCGCGCCGCACGGCCTCCACCGCCTCGGCCCTGATGATCGGCCTGACCCTCATCACGGCGATGACGGTGGTGGCGACCTCCATGAGCAGCGCCATCAACAAGATGGCCGCGGGTTCCCTGAAGGCCGACTACACCGTCTCCATGGCGAACTACCAGCCGCTGACCCCCGAGGTCCGCGAGAAGCTGGACAAGCTCCCCGACGTCAAGGCGAGCAGCCCGCTGCGCACGGCCTACGGCGAGGTGGCCGGCGGCTCCTACTCCCAGGTCACCGGCGTCGACGAGAAGGCCTTCGGCAAGCTGGCAAGCCTCGACTTCACCAGCGGCTCGCTCGCGGGTCTGAAGGGTGACTCCACGCTGGTCGACAAGGAGACCGCGGACAAGCAGGGCCTGAAGACCGGCGAAACCGTCCCGGTGAAGTTCGACGACGACAAGACGGCCGAGCTGAAGATCGCCGGCGTCTACGAGCAGAACGAGATGATCAACGGTCTCTTCACTCCGCTCTCCGTCGTCGACCCGCACCTGTCCAAGATCACCGACCAGCAGGTCCTGGTGAAGATGGAGGGTGGCCCCTCCGACAAGGCCGAGGACGCCATCGTCGACGCCCTCGGCGACAACCCCGCCATCAAGATCCAGGACAAGGACGCGATCAGCAACGAGATCGCCGGCGCGATCAACCTGATGCTGAACATGCTCTACGGCCTCCTGGCGATGGCCATCCTGATCGCGGTCCTCGGTGTCATCAACACCCTGGCCATGTCGGTCTTCGAGCGGAAGCACGAGATCGGCATGATGCGGGCCATCGGCCTCGACCGCGCGAAGGTCAAGCAGATGGTGCGCCTGGAGGCGGTCATCATCTCCCTGTTCGGCGCGGTGCTCGGCATCGGACTCGGCCTCTT
- a CDS encoding ABC transporter ATP-binding protein: protein MTTTPFAARTTAVAARATDLSKVYGQGETQVVALDHVSVDFRQGEFTAIMGPSGSGKSTLMHCVAGLDSFSGGSVRIGETELSTLKDKQLTKLRRDKIGFIFQAFNLLPTLTALENITLPMDIAGRKPDKQWLEQVISMVGLAGRLSHRPTELSGGQQQRVAVARALASRPDIIFGDEPTGNLDSRSGAEVLGFLRNSVRELGQTVVMVTHDPVAAAYADRVIFLADGRIVDEMLSPTADGVLDRMKDFDAKGRTS from the coding sequence GTGACCACCACCCCCTTCGCCGCCCGCACCACCGCGGTGGCCGCACGCGCCACGGACCTCTCCAAGGTGTACGGACAGGGCGAGACCCAGGTGGTCGCCCTGGACCATGTCTCCGTCGACTTCCGGCAGGGCGAGTTCACCGCGATCATGGGCCCCTCGGGCTCCGGCAAGTCGACCCTGATGCACTGCGTCGCGGGTCTCGACAGCTTCAGCGGCGGCTCCGTGCGGATCGGCGAGACCGAGCTTTCCACCCTCAAGGACAAGCAGCTCACCAAGCTCCGCCGGGACAAGATCGGCTTCATCTTCCAGGCCTTCAACCTCCTGCCGACGCTGACGGCCCTGGAGAACATCACGCTGCCGATGGACATCGCGGGCCGCAAGCCCGACAAGCAGTGGCTGGAGCAGGTCATCTCCATGGTCGGCCTGGCCGGGCGGCTCAGCCACCGGCCCACCGAGCTCTCCGGCGGCCAGCAGCAGCGCGTCGCCGTGGCCCGCGCGCTCGCCTCGCGGCCCGACATCATCTTCGGCGACGAGCCGACCGGAAACCTGGACTCGCGCTCGGGCGCCGAGGTCCTCGGCTTCCTGCGCAACTCCGTGCGCGAGCTGGGCCAGACCGTCGTCATGGTCACCCACGACCCGGTGGCCGCGGCGTACGCGGACCGCGTGATCTTCCTCGCCGACGGGCGGATCGTCGACGAGATGCTCTCGCCGACCGCCGACGGCGTCCTCGACCGGATGAAGGACTTCGACGCGAAGGGCCGCACGAGCTAG
- a CDS encoding IclR family transcriptional regulator C-terminal domain-containing protein, translating to MPEESVRPLERGLAVLRALSVAEQVRAGDLVRATGLARSTVDRVVATLVRLGYVREQGQELHLTPRLMELGNAYLAASGLSGEVAARTARLADDLDESVSLAVPDGNGVRFVTQAARRRAMSVAFRIGDLLPAERCAPGALFAAEWDEAAWAAWRARVAATPADDPARAFPALPPGPASPPPDLADRVEHSRVTGWALDDQLIEPGLIATAVPVRDTAGRVRYALSAVSHTSRHTAQGLAELVLPRLREEAAHLESLPATQLPDGTADVMAPHATAEGLPREQPSTAKAELGPDFLQSLARGLTVLRALGPAHGDGLPLTAIAAATGLPRATARRCLHTLELEGYAAHDGRLYRPLPRVLELGFARLSRLGFADIAEPHLRQLTGRVHQSASVTVLDGTDILYVARAATVRVMSVHITLGTRFPAYPTAMGRVLLSGLPEADRARLLKAAPPRSLTRRTVTDPAELHRVLDRAAADGYATADEELEEGLRSVAVPVKDAAGRVVAALNVAQHAGTAPLDETIGALLPALRGTAAAIEADLHTAARFNGALMPWRT from the coding sequence ATGCCAGAAGAGTCCGTACGCCCCCTGGAGCGCGGCCTCGCGGTGCTGCGCGCCCTCTCCGTCGCCGAACAGGTCAGGGCGGGCGACCTGGTGCGCGCCACCGGTCTCGCCCGCTCCACGGTGGACCGGGTCGTGGCGACCCTGGTCCGCCTCGGCTACGTACGCGAGCAGGGCCAGGAACTCCACCTGACGCCCCGCCTGATGGAGCTCGGCAACGCCTACCTCGCGGCGAGCGGGCTGAGCGGTGAGGTCGCCGCGCGCACCGCACGGCTCGCGGACGATCTTGACGAGTCGGTGTCCCTCGCGGTGCCGGACGGCAACGGCGTCCGCTTCGTCACGCAGGCCGCGCGGCGCCGCGCGATGTCGGTGGCCTTCCGCATCGGCGATCTGCTGCCCGCCGAGCGGTGCGCGCCGGGCGCGCTGTTCGCCGCCGAGTGGGACGAGGCGGCGTGGGCGGCGTGGCGGGCACGCGTGGCGGCCACCCCCGCCGACGACCCGGCCCGCGCCTTCCCCGCGCTGCCGCCCGGCCCCGCGTCCCCGCCGCCGGACCTCGCGGACCGCGTGGAGCACTCGCGCGTGACGGGCTGGGCACTGGACGACCAGTTGATCGAGCCGGGCCTGATCGCCACGGCGGTCCCGGTGCGCGACACGGCGGGCCGCGTCCGGTACGCCCTGTCCGCGGTGAGCCACACCAGCAGGCACACGGCACAGGGCCTGGCGGAGCTCGTGCTGCCACGGCTGCGGGAGGAGGCCGCCCACCTGGAGTCCTTGCCGGCGACACAACTACCGGACGGGACAGCCGATGTGATGGCCCCTCATGCCACCGCGGAGGGCCTTCCGCGTGAGCAGCCGAGTACCGCCAAGGCCGAACTCGGCCCGGACTTCCTCCAGTCGCTCGCCCGCGGCCTCACCGTCCTGCGCGCCCTGGGCCCGGCCCACGGCGACGGTCTCCCGCTCACCGCGATCGCCGCGGCCACCGGCCTGCCACGGGCCACCGCGCGCCGCTGCCTGCACACCCTGGAACTGGAGGGGTACGCGGCGCACGACGGCCGCCTCTACCGCCCGCTCCCCCGCGTCCTGGAGCTCGGCTTCGCGCGCCTGTCCCGCCTCGGCTTCGCCGACATCGCCGAGCCGCATCTGCGCCAACTGACCGGCCGCGTCCACCAGTCGGCGTCGGTGACGGTGCTCGACGGCACGGACATCCTGTACGTGGCGCGGGCGGCCACGGTGCGCGTCATGAGCGTCCACATCACGCTCGGCACGCGCTTCCCCGCCTACCCCACCGCCATGGGCCGCGTCCTCCTGTCCGGACTCCCGGAGGCGGACCGCGCGCGCCTCCTGAAGGCCGCCCCGCCCCGCTCCCTCACCCGGCGCACCGTCACCGACCCGGCGGAGCTGCACCGCGTCCTGGACCGGGCGGCCGCCGACGGCTACGCCACCGCGGACGAGGAGCTTGAGGAGGGCCTGCGCTCGGTCGCCGTACCGGTCAAGGACGCGGCGGGGCGGGTGGTCGCCGCCCTGAACGTGGCGCAGCACGCAGGCACCGCCCCGCTGGACGAGACCATCGGGGCGCTGCTTCCCGCCCTGCGCGGGACAGCGGCGGCGATCGAGGCGGACCTGCACACCGCGGCGCGCTTCAACGGCGCGCTGATGCCTTGGCGCACATGA
- a CDS encoding 4-hydroxybenzoate 3-monooxygenase has translation MRTTVGIIGAGPAGLLLARLLHNAGIDSVVLETRDRAYVEQRQRAGILEQGTVDVLREAGAAARMDREGIPHDGIELRFDRRRHRVDFPALTGGRSVMVYAQTEVCKDLIALQLAAGGPLLFEAEALAVEGAETEQPRVRFRHQGREDVLDCDYVVGCDGSWGVARKAVPADVSRVFERTYPFGWLGILADVPPSHDELVYARHDRGFALLSMRSPTVTRAYLQVPAGTDAADWGDEEIWDELDRRLETDDPAWTLKRGPVTAKSVTPMRSHVHEPMRHGRVFLAGDAAHIVPPTGAKGLNLAVGDVVTFARALAEFRATGSDARLEAYSATCLRRVWQAERFSYAMTTMLHRAPGATPFDHRVQLAQLDRITSSRSAEADLAESYTGFPLD, from the coding sequence ATGCGCACCACCGTCGGAATCATCGGAGCCGGACCGGCGGGCCTGCTCCTGGCCCGCCTGCTGCACAACGCCGGCATCGACTCCGTCGTCCTGGAGACCCGGGACCGCGCCTACGTGGAGCAGCGCCAGCGCGCCGGGATCCTGGAACAGGGCACCGTCGACGTCCTGCGCGAGGCCGGAGCCGCCGCCCGCATGGACCGCGAGGGCATCCCGCACGACGGCATCGAGCTGCGCTTCGACCGCCGCAGGCACCGCGTCGACTTCCCCGCCCTGACCGGCGGCCGGTCCGTGATGGTCTACGCCCAGACCGAGGTCTGCAAGGACCTCATAGCCCTCCAGCTCGCCGCCGGGGGCCCGCTGCTCTTCGAGGCCGAGGCACTCGCCGTCGAGGGCGCCGAGACCGAGCAGCCGCGCGTCCGCTTCCGCCACCAGGGCCGCGAGGACGTCCTGGATTGCGACTACGTGGTGGGCTGCGACGGCTCCTGGGGCGTGGCCCGCAAGGCCGTGCCCGCCGACGTCTCCCGGGTCTTCGAGCGGACGTACCCCTTCGGCTGGCTCGGCATCCTCGCCGACGTGCCGCCCTCGCACGACGAGCTGGTCTACGCCCGCCACGACCGCGGCTTCGCCCTCCTGTCCATGAGGTCGCCGACCGTCACGCGCGCGTACCTCCAGGTTCCGGCAGGCACCGACGCGGCCGACTGGGGCGACGAGGAGATCTGGGACGAGCTCGACCGCCGCCTGGAGACGGACGACCCCGCCTGGACGCTCAAGCGCGGACCCGTCACCGCCAAGTCCGTCACCCCCATGCGCAGCCACGTCCACGAGCCGATGCGGCACGGACGAGTGTTCCTCGCCGGGGACGCCGCCCACATCGTCCCGCCCACCGGCGCCAAGGGCCTCAACCTCGCCGTCGGCGACGTCGTCACCTTCGCCCGCGCCCTCGCCGAGTTCCGCGCCACCGGCTCCGACGCCCGCCTGGAGGCGTACTCCGCGACCTGCCTGCGCCGCGTCTGGCAGGCCGAGCGCTTCTCGTACGCCATGACCACGATGCTGCACCGCGCCCCCGGAGCCACCCCCTTCGACCACCGCGTCCAGCTCGCTCAGCTGGACCGGATCACCTCATCGCGCTCGGCCGAGGCCGACCTCGCGGAGAGCTACACGGGCTTCCCCCTCGACTGA
- a CDS encoding MFS transporter codes for MTAPQGAAPQRTFRSVAPVIALCWLVVFFDGMDVNIYGAVMPHLIDDEGFGFTPSTAGTIGSWTTFGMLIGALGCGTLTDWIGRKPMVTGSVALFSLGSAVCALAPSAAVFGGGRFIAGLGLGGLMPISLAIVAEFAPPRRAALATGLMMTSYHAGGMAATGLGLWLGPDHGWRVVFWAGVIPAIVAVPLVLKWLPESPGVLLAKGRRSEAEAVAARYLLPSPTLAEAPEAGAKGRFAAVASLFTPGQRLATPLLWLASFAGLLLVYGVSTWLPELMRASGYSLSSSVTFLMVINAGGIVGMLVAGRAADRFGAVRISAIWFLLTACGTFLLKAELPLGVAYVIVFMTGIWLFSAQVMVYASAPSVYTPAQRATGLGWITGVGRTGAVVGPWLGGAVVAGGNASLGFTTFAVAAVLGAVAISLVPLVRRSRRTPADEGVSPAAPGTERTGPVVLGHKEGKILPKH; via the coding sequence GTGACCGCTCCCCAAGGCGCCGCGCCCCAGCGGACCTTCAGATCCGTCGCCCCCGTCATAGCCCTGTGCTGGCTCGTCGTCTTCTTCGACGGCATGGACGTCAACATCTACGGCGCCGTGATGCCGCACCTCATCGACGACGAGGGCTTCGGCTTCACCCCGTCGACGGCGGGCACCATCGGCTCCTGGACCACCTTCGGCATGCTCATCGGCGCCCTCGGCTGCGGCACGCTCACCGACTGGATCGGCCGCAAGCCGATGGTGACGGGCAGCGTCGCGCTGTTCTCCCTGGGCTCCGCGGTCTGCGCGCTCGCGCCGAGCGCCGCGGTCTTCGGCGGCGGGCGGTTCATCGCCGGGCTCGGGCTCGGCGGTCTGATGCCGATCAGCCTCGCGATCGTCGCCGAGTTCGCGCCGCCGCGCAGGGCCGCGCTCGCCACCGGCCTGATGATGACCTCGTACCACGCGGGCGGCATGGCGGCCACGGGCCTCGGACTCTGGCTCGGCCCCGACCACGGCTGGCGCGTCGTCTTCTGGGCGGGCGTGATCCCCGCGATCGTCGCCGTCCCCCTCGTACTGAAGTGGCTGCCCGAGTCGCCCGGCGTGCTGCTCGCCAAGGGCCGCAGGAGCGAGGCCGAGGCCGTCGCCGCCCGGTATCTGCTGCCGTCCCCGACGCTCGCCGAAGCCCCCGAGGCGGGCGCCAAGGGGCGCTTCGCCGCCGTCGCCTCGCTCTTCACGCCGGGTCAGCGTCTTGCGACCCCGCTCCTCTGGCTCGCCTCCTTCGCCGGACTGCTGCTCGTCTACGGCGTCTCCACCTGGCTCCCCGAGCTGATGCGGGCCTCCGGCTACTCCCTGTCCTCCTCCGTGACCTTCCTGATGGTGATCAACGCGGGCGGCATCGTCGGCATGCTGGTCGCGGGCCGGGCCGCCGACAGGTTCGGCGCGGTGCGGATCTCCGCGATCTGGTTCCTGCTCACCGCCTGCGGAACCTTTCTGCTCAAGGCGGAGCTGCCGCTCGGCGTCGCGTACGTGATCGTCTTCATGACCGGCATCTGGCTCTTCTCGGCGCAGGTGATGGTCTACGCCTCCGCCCCCTCCGTCTACACGCCCGCCCAACGCGCCACCGGGCTCGGCTGGATCACCGGCGTCGGACGCACCGGCGCGGTCGTCGGGCCCTGGCTGGGCGGTGCCGTCGTCGCCGGCGGCAACGCGTCCCTCGGCTTCACGACGTTCGCCGTGGCCGCGGTGCTCGGAGCCGTCGCGATCTCGCTGGTGCCACTCGTCCGGCGCAGCCGCCGTACCCCGGCCGACGAGGGTGTATCCCCTGCCGCACCGGGAACAGAGAGGACCGGGCCCGTCGTTCTTGGTCACAAGGAGGGAAAGATCCTCCCCAAGCACTAG
- a CDS encoding Bax inhibitor-1/YccA family protein → MRSSNPVFSRRGFSRDNGYAGFGTQPQAGGPAGGTQTQQGNPYAGTAGQQAPANPYATNPYAQQDLQHGAPQAPVTTAGRMTMDDVVLRTATTLGTLVVTAALAWALLPVDDANISKSYGIAIGAGLIAMVLGLVQAFKRKASPPLILTYAALEGVFLGVVSSVVDNRIASGAAMQAVIGTMAVFAGVLIAYKAGWIRVNRRFYGFVMAAAMGFLLLTAVNLLFMVFGGGDGLGFRSGGLGIVFGIVGILLGACFLALDFKQVEDGIAYGAPKEESWLAAFGLTMTLVWIYMEFLRLIAILQGND, encoded by the coding sequence ATGAGGAGCAGCAACCCGGTCTTCTCGCGACGGGGGTTCAGCCGCGACAACGGCTACGCGGGCTTCGGCACGCAGCCGCAGGCCGGGGGACCCGCGGGCGGGACACAGACCCAGCAGGGCAACCCGTACGCGGGCACCGCGGGCCAGCAGGCCCCGGCCAACCCGTACGCGACGAACCCGTACGCCCAGCAGGACCTGCAGCACGGCGCCCCCCAGGCGCCCGTAACCACCGCCGGCCGCATGACGATGGACGACGTCGTCCTGCGTACGGCCACCACGCTCGGCACACTCGTGGTCACGGCCGCGCTCGCCTGGGCACTGCTGCCGGTGGACGACGCCAACATCAGCAAGTCGTACGGCATCGCGATCGGCGCCGGCCTCATCGCGATGGTGCTCGGCCTGGTGCAGGCCTTCAAGCGCAAGGCATCGCCGCCGCTGATCCTGACGTACGCCGCCCTGGAGGGTGTCTTCCTCGGCGTCGTCTCCAGCGTCGTCGACAACCGCATCGCGAGCGGCGCGGCCATGCAGGCCGTGATCGGCACGATGGCGGTCTTCGCCGGTGTCCTCATCGCCTACAAGGCGGGCTGGATCCGCGTCAACCGTCGCTTCTACGGCTTCGTGATGGCCGCGGCGATGGGCTTCCTGCTGCTGACCGCGGTGAACCTGCTGTTCATGGTCTTCGGCGGCGGTGACGGCCTCGGCTTCCGCAGCGGCGGCCTCGGCATCGTCTTCGGCATCGTCGGCATCCTGCTCGGCGCGTGCTTCCTGGCCCTGGACTTCAAGCAGGTCGAGGACGGCATCGCGTACGGGGCGCCGAAGGAAGAGTCCTGGCTCGCGGCGTTCGGTCTGACGATGACGCTCGTCTGGATCTACATGGAGTTCCTGCGTCTGATCGCCATCCTGCAGGGCAACGACTGA
- a CDS encoding DUF4287 domain-containing protein, which produces MSQVFSEETHRNLIARIPHCTGREISDWIRAVDEGPSLIRFEEKVSWLRAEHNLAYGHAKAIIHEYDLRRAARKLL; this is translated from the coding sequence ATGTCCCAAGTCTTCTCCGAGGAGACCCACCGCAATCTGATCGCCCGCATCCCCCACTGCACCGGTCGTGAGATCTCCGACTGGATCCGCGCCGTGGACGAAGGCCCTTCTCTCATCCGCTTCGAGGAGAAGGTCAGCTGGCTCCGCGCGGAGCACAACCTGGCCTATGGGCACGCCAAAGCAATCATCCACGAGTACGACTTGCGGCGGGCCGCACGCAAGCTGCTCTGA
- a CDS encoding acetyl-CoA C-acetyltransferase: protein MPEAVIVSAARTPIGRAFKGSLKDLRPDDLTATIIEAALAKVPELDPKLIDDLMLGCGLPGGEQGHNLGRIVAVQMGMDHLPGCTITRYCSSSLQTSRMALHAIKAGEGDVFISAGVEMVSRSKNGTSDHPDTHNPLFADAEARTAAVAQSEGSTWHDPREDGLVPDAYIAMGQTAENLARAKGVTRRDMDEFGVRSQNLAEEAIKNGFWEREITPVTTPDGTVVSKDDGPRAGVTLEGVEGLKPVFRPDGLVTAGNCCPLNDGAAALVIMSDTKARELGLTPLARIVSTGVTGLSPEIMGLGPVEASKQALSRAGLTVDDIDLFEINEAFAAQVIPSYRDLNIPLDKLNVNGGAIAVGHPFGMTGARITGTLINSLQFHDKQFGLETMCVGGGQGMAMVIERLS from the coding sequence ATGCCCGAAGCCGTGATCGTCTCTGCCGCCCGCACCCCGATCGGCCGCGCCTTCAAGGGCTCGCTGAAGGATCTGCGGCCGGACGACCTGACCGCCACGATCATCGAGGCCGCCCTCGCCAAGGTGCCGGAGCTCGACCCGAAGCTCATCGACGACCTGATGCTCGGCTGCGGTCTGCCGGGTGGCGAGCAGGGGCACAACCTCGGCCGCATCGTCGCCGTACAGATGGGCATGGACCACCTGCCGGGCTGCACCATCACCCGGTACTGCTCCTCGTCCCTTCAGACGAGCCGCATGGCCCTGCACGCCATCAAGGCGGGCGAGGGGGACGTCTTCATCTCCGCCGGCGTCGAGATGGTGTCCCGCAGCAAGAACGGGACCAGCGACCACCCCGACACCCACAACCCCCTCTTCGCCGACGCCGAGGCCCGCACCGCGGCCGTCGCCCAGAGCGAGGGCTCCACCTGGCACGACCCCCGCGAGGACGGCCTGGTCCCGGACGCGTACATCGCGATGGGGCAGACCGCCGAGAACCTGGCCCGCGCCAAGGGCGTCACCCGCCGGGACATGGACGAGTTCGGCGTCCGCTCGCAGAACCTCGCCGAGGAAGCCATCAAGAACGGCTTCTGGGAGCGCGAGATCACCCCGGTGACGACCCCCGACGGCACCGTCGTCAGCAAGGACGACGGCCCCCGCGCCGGCGTCACGCTCGAAGGCGTCGAGGGCCTCAAGCCCGTCTTCCGCCCCGACGGCCTGGTCACGGCGGGCAACTGCTGCCCGCTCAACGACGGCGCCGCCGCCCTCGTGATCATGAGCGACACCAAGGCCCGCGAGCTCGGCCTGACCCCGCTCGCCCGCATCGTCTCCACCGGCGTCACCGGCCTCTCCCCCGAGATCATGGGGCTCGGCCCGGTCGAGGCGTCGAAGCAGGCCCTGTCCCGCGCCGGTCTCACCGTCGACGACATCGACCTCTTCGAGATCAACGAGGCCTTCGCCGCCCAGGTGATCCCCTCGTACCGCGACCTGAACATCCCGCTCGACAAGCTGAACGTCAACGGCGGCGCCATCGCCGTCGGACACCCCTTCGGCATGACCGGCGCCCGCATCACCGGCACGCTCATCAACAGCCTCCAGTTCCACGACAAGCAGTTCGGCCTGGAGACCATGTGCGTCGGCGGCGGCCAGGGCATGGCCATGGTCATCGAGCGCCTCAGCTGA
- a CDS encoding SGNH/GDSL hydrolase family protein, whose product MSRARVARRIAAGAAYGGGGIGLLGAATVGVVLAEVQLAKRSVGNSGEHPAPPRADGRYGWGFADRPDGAEPLRFAMLGDSTAAGQGVYRARQTPAALLAAGLSAVAERPVELRNVALPGAQSDDLDRQVTLLLSDASSWVPDVCVVMIGANDVTHRMPATRSVRLLASAVRRLRTAGAEVVVGTCPDLGTVENVYQPLRWMARRVSRQLAAAQTIGVVEQGGRTVSLGDLLGPEFLANPRELFGPDNYHPSAEGYATAAMAVLPTLCAALGLWPEEERPDVSRREGFLPVARAAAQAASEGGTEVAAAMPTGPRGPWALIKRRRRRRIHAPDASPLPQ is encoded by the coding sequence ATGTCGAGGGCGAGGGTGGCGCGGCGGATCGCCGCGGGCGCGGCTTACGGCGGCGGAGGTATCGGGCTGCTCGGGGCGGCGACCGTGGGCGTGGTGCTCGCCGAGGTACAGCTGGCGAAGCGGTCCGTCGGGAACAGCGGGGAGCATCCGGCTCCACCGCGGGCGGACGGACGCTACGGATGGGGGTTCGCGGACCGGCCGGACGGCGCGGAGCCGCTGCGGTTCGCGATGCTCGGCGATTCGACCGCCGCGGGCCAGGGGGTCTACCGGGCCAGGCAGACCCCCGCCGCGTTGCTCGCCGCGGGGCTCTCCGCGGTGGCCGAGCGGCCGGTGGAGCTGCGGAACGTGGCGCTGCCGGGCGCCCAGTCGGACGACCTGGACCGCCAGGTGACGCTGCTCCTGTCCGATGCCTCGTCCTGGGTGCCGGACGTCTGCGTGGTGATGATCGGTGCGAACGACGTGACGCACCGGATGCCGGCGACGCGGTCCGTGCGGCTGCTCGCGTCGGCGGTGCGGCGGCTGCGGACGGCCGGGGCGGAGGTGGTGGTCGGTACGTGCCCCGACCTGGGAACGGTCGAGAACGTCTACCAGCCCCTGCGCTGGATGGCCCGAAGGGTGTCACGCCAGCTGGCTGCCGCGCAGACGATCGGGGTGGTCGAGCAGGGCGGGCGGACGGTGTCGCTCGGGGACCTGCTGGGCCCCGAGTTCCTGGCGAACCCCCGGGAGCTGTTCGGTCCCGACAACTACCACCCCTCCGCGGAGGGGTACGCGACCGCGGCGATGGCGGTGCTGCCGACGCTGTGCGCCGCGCTGGGCCTGTGGCCGGAGGAGGAGCGCCCCGATGTGTCCCGCCGGGAGGGCTTCCTGCCGGTGGCACGGGCGGCCGCGCAGGCCGCCTCGGAGGGTGGCACGGAGGTGGCAGCCGCGATGCCCACCGGGCCCCGGGGCCCCTGGGCCCTCATCAAACGACGCCGACGCCGCCGCATCCACGCCCCGGACGCGTCGCCCTTGCCGCAGTGA